A window of the Lactuca sativa cultivar Salinas chromosome 5, Lsat_Salinas_v11, whole genome shotgun sequence genome harbors these coding sequences:
- the LOC128126267 gene encoding uncharacterized protein LOC128126267 → MALNRPFMITLYWGGNVEYENGIIKGDESTMSASDIIRQKIRYEQFQDLAYALVGVEKSSYKLNMSLCYQYSGRSNIAPLINDSTLDMLYYLAATDENYWGQVCVEIEKMVIPTNTSLVDLLRNFEVPFPLPSDDRFEPNNEFGFDDPNSECSSESLSHIEEDSDDVSDKLVVDFMNDVGNIGDDVVENLEDNIHIDVWKETENKIRLGMQFESKQQVKNAVILWSISQNREFKVYKSKHNKWVAKCKTEVGEGESSSSMHHTQPCQWYIRAIKKKNNHMWQITRWVDEHNCFGSCIGNNNRNLNSRVIASYILHSIQKDVAYSVKHVQADIKNHFHVDVSYWKAWHGRRKAIETIYGTWESNFVELPKYIAALQASNPDTIVKWFHNQNSSSQVAKFKYIFWAFGPAIKAFHLCRPVISIDGAHLKGSYKGKLLVAASKDANNNILPISYAIVDEETVHSWCWFLGHFRNFVAPNRQLCVLSDRHKGIIHAMENLEEWKEPLAYHCFCLRHVRSNLMKRYKNVNLKKICWSMGSTTQKRKFTKYIREIKAINMEAWQYLREIKRSQ, encoded by the coding sequence ATGGCTCTAAATCGTCCATTTATGATTACTCTCTATTGGGGTGGCAATGTTGAATATGAGAATGGAATCATCAAGGGCGACGAATCAACTATGTCCGCTTCAGACATTATTAGGCAAAAAATACGGTATGAACAATTTCAAGATTTGGCTTATGCACTTGTTGGAGTCGAAAAATCTTCATATAAGTTGAATATGTCATTATGTTACCAATATTCTGGGAGATCTAATATCGCACCACTTATAAATGATTCAACCTTAGACATGTTGTATTATTTAGCTGCGACTGATGAAAATTATTGGGGTCAAGTTTGTGTTGAAATTGAGAAAATGGTGATACCTACAAATACTAGTTTGGTAGATCTCCTTCGTAATTTTGAAGTACCATTTCCTTTGCCGAGTGATGATAGATTTGAGCCAAATAATGAGTTTGGATTTGATGATCCCAACTCAGAATGCAGTAGTGAGTCATTAAGCCATATTGAGGAAGACTCTGATGATGTGAGTGACAAATTAGTTGTAGACTTTATGAATGATGTTGGAAATATAGGAGATGATGTCGTAGAAAATTTAGAGGACAACATTCATATAGATGTTTGGAAGGAAACAGAAAACAAAATTAGGTTAGGAATGCAATTTGAAAGTAAGCAGCAGGTGAAAAATGCAGTAATACTTTGGTCTATTAGTCAAAATAGAGAGTTTAAGGTGTATAAAAGTAAACATAACAAATGGGTAGCAAAATGTAAGACCGAGGTGGGTGAAGGAGAAAGCTCTAGTTCTATGCACCATACACAACCTTGTCAATGGTATATCCGTGCAATTAAGAAGAAAAATAATCATATGTGGCAGATTACACGTTGGGTGGATGAACATAATTGTTTTGGATCTTGTATTGGCAATAATAACAGAAATCTAAACTCTAGAGTTATTGCCTCATACATTCTCCATTCAATTCAAAAAGATGTTGCTTACTCGGTGAAACATGTACAAGCAGATATAAAAAATCATTTTCATGTTGACGTTTCTTATTGGAAGGCATGGCATGGAAGAAGAAAAGCCATAGAGACCATTTATGGAACTTGGGAGAGTAACTTTGTTGAGTTACCCAAGTATATTGCAGCTTTGCAGGCTTCAAACCCTGATACAATTGTCAAGTGGTTTCATAACCAAAATAGCTCATCACAAGTGGCAAAATTCAAATATATTTTTTGGGCTTTTGGACCAGCTattaaagcatttcatttgtGTCGCCCTGTAATTTCTATCGATGGTGCTCATTTGAAGGGTTCTTACAAAGGAAAATTGCTTGTTGCTGCTTCAAAAGATGCTAACAATAATATATTACCAATTTCTTATGCCATTGTTGACGAGGAGACAGTTCATAGTTGGTGTTGGTTTTTGGGTCATTTTAGAAATTTTGTTGCTCCAAATAGACAATTATGTGTTCTTTCTGATAGGCACAAAGGAATCATTCATGCAATGGAAAATCTAGAGGAGTGGAAAGAGCCATTGGCATACCATTGTTTTTGTCTGAGGCATGTCAGAAGTAATCTCATGAAAAGGTACAAGAATGTAAACCTTAAAAAAATTTGTTGGTCTATGGGTAGCACCACACAAAAAAGGAAGTTCACTAAGTATATAAGGGAAATAAAAGCAATCAATATGGAAGCTTGGCAGTATTTGAGGGAAATTAAAAGAAGTCAATAG